The Pempheris klunzingeri isolate RE-2024b chromosome 16, fPemKlu1.hap1, whole genome shotgun sequence genome includes the window AAACTTTGAGGACGAGCTAACTTCCTCACTGCTTTCTGTTTATGATACAAAAGCCTGCAACACATTCTACACACACTTTGTAGACTGTGCAGCCAAACAGCTGGTTACACCCCTCATCACCCTTTTTGAGCTACGTTGCTAAAAATGGTGAATTGATATTTGTGGgcgagaaagaaaaaaaaaaacatttactaatGTACCAAAACTTGTACTAAAAATTTTATTTGTCAAAGGTCTTCATCTGTACAATGaccaaaaaaaatacaaacaggtGGTTAAATTATTCTCACTGTTACAAACTCGGGTGGATCTtaagatgttttttaaaaaatgggaCAAAATGAGGGCCAGTTTCTGCCGTCTGAGATGGATTATGGCGGCATTGGCGCCCTCATGGGAGCACGGGGCGGGACACCGGGGGGCCTCGGAGGCATTGGGGGTCCTCTCTGAAAGCCGAAGGGTGGGGGTCGAGGAGGGCCGGCACCGTAGCCAGGTGGAGGCATGGGAGGAGGCCCTCTCATACCTGGAGGCACAGGTGgacctgaggaagaggaggaaatttTGTTTATGTGCCAAAAGTTCGCTACAGTAAGTCCGCATTTTAAACAAGACGATGGTGAAGGTCCTTTAAAAATTCATTGCACTTTGACAGCCCCTCAATACAATTTAGTTTACCAATACCAGGCCTGTTTGTAGTGGCTAATTTGTCAGTGTAGCCATGACAACGTGGATATGTGTCAATGCTACAAATcattaaatctattttatttgcATAACACAGATATGTAGATTTGAGGCTACTGATTGCTCTTCTGCAGATGGCACTGCTTTCAGGCATTTCCCTTCAAGCGACAGAGGTCATGTCTGTAAGCCGAAGAGATTTTTCTGTGACAGCAAAGATTCGAGGAGGCGCAGCAGGGCTTACCCATGGGAGGTCCATACGGTGCTCTGGGTGGCATGCCCATAGGCGGGGGCGGGGGCATGCCAGGGGGTGGCGGTGCCCGTGACTGATTTGATCctggtggagcaggaggtggaggcaCCATGCccggaggagcaggagggggcATGGGCATCTGAGGCATACCTGTGTACCAGAAACATTAGTCTCACATCCATTACAGAATTTCATTACATATGTTCAAAcgttaatgatatatttttgcAAAACTTCCCACTTGCAGCCACTGTGGAAACATTTCAATCTTTAACAAACGATTACCTGGATGCATGCTGCCGGGAGGGAAGGGTGGTGGTCCAGGTGGGGGCCCACCACCGCCACCCTGTGGGCCTGGCGCTCCCGCATTTGGGGGCATGGGCATTGAAGGGGGCATTGAAGGGGGCATCGATCCAGGCGGAGGAACAGGGGGGAAACCAGGAGGTGgcatgcctgcacacacacaagttgtaTTTACAAGTTGTCATTTCATATTCTATTAGCACACAAAGTCAGTAGCCACTGTTCTAATTTttgttataattattttaagtaTCTCATAAATGGGGCTCATTTGTCAGCAATCATATGCACTTTTATTAACAGACGTCATTCGAGATTAAATCAAATCGATCTCATCATCACCTACAGGAATCTACTTCACCTTGTTACTGGTAATAAAACCTGTTGTCTACCCTCATGGCACTGTCCACATTCAACTACTCAATCTATAACCATTAATTAGAGGCAGCTGCTGTACAGTATATGGAATTTGacttaaaaacaacactgactaCTTAGCACTGACtttaagaaacaaaaactaGAGATCTAAAAAAATAGACTGTTGGTGCCAGCAAGGGTCTTTGCATCATGGCATAAAGAATTTGCATGTAGAAGATTTTTACATCAGTGGTGAGTTTGTAGCTacaattttcatgttttaaatcaGGTATTAATGAAAAAGGGAAATATAAGAGTTAACAGAGCTAGCAGCATAATTGCCATTTTGCTAGCATGTCAAActataaaaaatatacacaattaTGTTCTCTGTAAGCATGTGACTTGTACTCACAATCTAATCAAACTGTTAATGAGATTTTTCCACATCTGCTGATGAATAGTGGTTGAGCTTGTTCTTACAGTGTACGATTGAAAAGACGAGCCACAGAACAATATTTTTCTATACTGTGTAACCACAGTAATTCAGCCATACCTGGCATGGGCATCCCAGATCCCAGTGCAGTTAGGACCGGTGTCGGAGCACTCGGTGGCGGTGGAGCGTCTGCAAACAGCTGATGTGGCCTGTCTGCCTGTGAGAGAGGGTTCTGTGCTGCCAGGAGTCGCTCTGCGGCCGAGCCATGTCGCTCTCCTTTGGAATCCTTCTTGAAGGCGTAGGACACTGTGATGGGCCTGTTACAGAGGTACTGGCCGTTCATGGCCTCAATGGCCGCATCTGATGCATCAAAGCTTGCGAAATTGATGAAAGCGTAACCCTTGGAGTTGCCGGTGTCTGGGTCTCGCATGATTTTGGGCGTCTGGAGGATCACgccaaaggcactgaatgtgtCATAGAGCAGTTTCTCATCGATCTCTGGGTCCAGATTTCCAATGAAGATGTTAGCACCCACGTCCAGGTTTTTGTTGTGTGCAGAGGCTTTATTAACTCGAATTGGTTTGCCATAGAGCTTTATCATATTCATGATTTTGATGGCGTAGTCAGCATCCTCTTCACTAAGGAACTCCACAAAGCCATAACCtgtgaggaagagaaaatgatGAGCTCCATGATTGTTTCAttaatctgaaaaataaattcaGACTAGTCAGTTTGTGCTTTGGGAAACAGTGATCAGCATTTTCTACTCACCTTGATGTTGGCCAGTGACCCTGTCTttgggcatgtgtgtgttgaccaCAGGACCAGCCTGCAGGAAAAGCTCCCATAGTAACGGCTCTGAGACCTTCTCATCCAAGCCACCAACATACACGGTGGCgtctgaaaatataaataagaatCAATGATAAACTTTACATGGAAAACATCTTATAGAGATCCACAAATTCGACCAAActctcctctttcatttcaaatgaaatatcttaAATTCTTCTCTTTAATGTCTGAGGGTGGATATTGATAATTATCCTTTACATTTTGTAGGATAATTAATGAAGCATGGGGATACAGTTTATCTGGTGGTTAAAACTTGGTTGGCAACTCCAGTGGTTCCTAATCAGAAGAATATATATCTGCATACTTAGTCTGTTGTGACACCTGAGGTTTGTTGTGATTGAAAGTGCGAGAATACTTAACAAGTCCAAACAGTGAGCTAAAAGTTTGGTACAAATGGTTGATTTAGCATCCAGTTCAAAGTGAACAGGTCACTGAACGGATACTTGAGTTCATCTTACAGGGCTGGGAGAGGGGTGCATCAGACAAACAAGGCTTGAACCACTGGGCTACTTTCAGCCCCTGTACACTCAGAAAAAATTAATCTCAATTAACAATGCTGATTCTCTTCAACATGCATTTCCATTCACTGTTCTAATTCAAACTTATAAAATGTATGTTCTACAGGTCATATTCTCCATCTTCAGCTTGTCAAATGCGGTGTAAAATCACGCGAAATGTCGAGAATTATGAGAAACAATGTGGGAACGATTTCTCAATGGTCGACGCAGACTCTGTAGTAAGTTAGCTTGctaggctaacgttagctattAGCCAACTGGACGTAGTTACCACTGCTTTTAAAGTGTTAACGACAGCCGCCACGCTTAAATCACTCTGTAAAAATGAACGCTACACATAGGTTATCATATagcaacaaataaatgaaatttaagaaaatataattaaaccGAATGGTTAAATTAGCGGGCAAGTCAAGCTAACAACTACAGACCACTTCCATGTGATCGACCGGTTGTTTACTGCAAACCTGGTGGTTATACGAAGTTATAAACACAACATGAGCAGTCTCAGGTCTGACCAGCAATCATTTcaataaatgactgaaacaaaaaGACTGAAACAGCAATTTTAACGATGCAGTTACCTTGGTTTCTTTCAGAAATTGGTCCCGCTGCCATGTTGAATGAACAACGCAGGGCAAGCGTCTTCAGGCGAAGCCCCGCCTCTTCCGGTCAATGTGGCGGAAACGGAAGTATAAAATAACTCCGGGGAAAAGCGATCAAACTgatgataaatatttttgattaagaatgttgtttatctgtttttgaaaataaaaattgacACTCACGTCAACTGCACGGCCACCAACTGCACGGCCACAACAATCATTTAACCCACATGTGGAGACAATTTCACAATTTCACAAAGTTCACAATGTTTTGAATCTGATGAATCcatttagttcagtttagtttaacGGCTTGAACCTGAATTCAAAAGTCTAACCAGCAACAGGAGTAGCAAATTAGCTATTAAAATATAAGATATAGCAAATTATAATTAATGTGCAGTCATGATATTAACATGTATGCCTAGATCAATAACAAAGATTTTCAATCTATTTCAATCCATCCACAGTTAGAGTTAAATGTGATTGGACAAATTGTTCATATGAACACTACACGCaatgaataaattacaaaaatgtttgtgaaaagCTCCTTTTCTTGCATACTAACCagtaaaataaaccaataaacaTTTGAATGAGCCAATTTATTACATCATATAAATCTACTAAAAGTATAAACATGGAATACAAAATGCTCATagaaaatacatacaataaGGGCCTTGAGAAACACTTTTATAAAACAATACTGTATAGAATatgaaacatataaaaacaaaacttaatcAACACATCATGCACCAAAAACCAGATGAAAagcccatgtttttttttttagaaaatagacagcaaaaaaaatatattgtttaaaaaagcGTCCATTGATAATGATCACAAAGGAAGGTCAAAGGCATTAGAGCTCGGGGATTAATGGCTTGTGGTCAAAAATCACACATATAATAAGCATCTAAATCaggagaaaaatgcaaaaacacacaattcatCCAGCCTTATTCATGTAATCAATTCATTTAAGTACTTGTGGAGTTTTTCttattaattacatttcagcAGTAAAACATATCGTCCTGCACTCTGGAAGGACAGTATGTGTTTAAACCAGACTTGGTTTATGCTTTAAGGGACAATATGATCACTGATGATTTCAGAAAACAAATCTGCAGGTGAGATTCTGGACAAtacagagatgaaaatgaaaatgtgagatTAAGGTAGTTGGATTCAAGCTGCAGAATTGTGAGGTCAAAGTGTTCAAATATCTACTGAAGAGAGATGCAGGGTCTTTGCCAAGAAGACGAAATCACTTAGAAACATTTTCTTACTTatgttgcacaaatattttgCAAGCTGAGTAccaaacaaacaatataaaacgATTATAAATGTATAGCAAAGGTAGTAAACTTTGATAAATTCTTCATAATCTAATGTCATGTAACACATTtaaggaatagttcgacattttgagaaataattGGTGAAGAGTTggatgaaaagattgataccacACCACCATATCTGTACTGTGAATAGCAACAGGTTGGTTTGATTAGCCACATTATTTCTTGGTTCGCAgctgttgccaggcaaccagcagaaaCTCCAGGAAGTTGCTGGTCCTGaccaaaaacaaatgaggaagGTCACTGTTTTTGCACTTTGGCACTGGTTGCACTTTATTGCATTATCGTATGTAATTTTTGTGGAATCTCaatgtacagattaaacaaatgagatatagcATGTTAAGTCGTGAGCTTTAGGAGAGCTGGAGGCAGATTttattacctttggacagagccaagctagctatttcctgtctttatgctaagctaaactagccAGCAGTCAGTACTGGCTGCAGCCTTATATTTAATCCACAAATGTGAGAGAGGCATCGATCTTAGAATTTAACTCTCTGCCAAAAGGTGAATAATTTCCCCttaatgttgaactattcctttaagataCTGTAACAGTAATATAGCATGTCATctataattttacatttacatgaaatgacaaaaaatgttgtaaaagcAGAGTGGAATGTCCTTTAAAGACctcattaaatgaaattaaacttgAGTTTTTGTCGAACTGTTGCTGGTTACCAGTTCCATAAAGGCACAATGATCCCAGCAATAAAATAACAAAGTTGGTTCTGGTTTTAATGActccatctgtgtgtctttgttttctatttgcCGTCTCCTCAAACTTGGTCTAATCGGTTTCTGCTGTTGACAATCCAGCATTCAGCAGCGAGACGAGGCCTCCTGCTGATTAACTTGCATCGTTCGCTGCTAACACACGTCTCCCCAACCAGAGCCGCACATTATCAATTAAACTCTCAATTCCATTTGATGGGGTCTTAAAAAGGCTACTCACTGAAATGCCTTCGTCCTTATGATGTATTCAATACATTTTAGATAggtacagaaaaataaagatatcacatttacagtataaacGAAATCAAGCCCTTCAACATATGAAATATTTGAAAGGTGATAAGTGAGTTACATACATTGAATTTAGCCCATGGACAAACACTAGCACTGCTAACAAACAAATTCTGCTTCCAGTATCAAAAACATAAACCACAAGTGCTGGTACTGTTTTGTGTTGACCGCGATGACTCACACATGATGAATCAGCTCATTAAAACCCccaaatttcattttaacaaaagAACTTGGTTTTTTGGCCTTCACATTTTACCTCCGATCACCACTGTGTGGTTGTTTCTTCTAGATGAAACACAGGACGTGCACAATCTGTATCACAAGAGTAATTCATGTGTCTAAATGTTAAACAGCATCGCCTTGCAGATCCTTTAGTTGATAGCACACTGAGAATATACATTCAGCTAGTGTCATGTTCACCAAGCATAGAATGATAACTAAAATAGTTGTCCAAAGCCTCCATtagccaaaagaaaaaagaaaacatagcGATGGTTCACTATCTGATTTTTCAAAAAAcctgagctgctgtcagagccGTCAGTCACCTGCTGACATTTTTGCAAAGTACCCTCAAATTATTATATGAGCCAATGAGTACATTTCAATGCTTAGTTGAAATCTGGTATCATTGGATGATGCGGTTTCCACATATTTAACATGGAAATATCATGGATATCATATGTGGGATCTTTTGTCCCTTTActgtttttgctatttttgtggTGATATTTCAGAAATATTCTGATTATTAACAGTCACAGGGTACTTGCCATCAAGGTTTTAAGACCCATACATTTTACTACCTTCACTTGCCCGAGttaaaaacaatatatgcaAGTAAATACACccaaaacatgaatgaaacaaacatcAAAATTATCCATACTGTGATCAAATATGTTTGGTTTGATGGGTCATATTAATGTATGTCCCGTACATTCACTGATGAAAGGCAGCTTTTGTCTCTGGAGGTCTACTTTGAGTAAgtataatatgaaataatattaaaaaaaacatgtaaacctCAGTCAGCTGCTATGCCAAGCACGTTtacaggtgtaaaaaaaaaaagcactgttATCCTGTAGTCACTAGGCACAAAGAGGTAACGGCTATAGTGgcaagtgtttgttttctggacGAACGTGCATTCTGTAAGTCAAGGCCTGATTACCTGGTCCtcataacaaaaacacaacatacaaaACCTAAAAGTTCAGACGACATCACCTTTATATCTATGAAGTGATCAATACTGTTACCGGGAATCCTACAGAGCGTGAAGGCATGTTTCCACAATGGACGGCAGGTTTAGTGCGAGGGCAGGGTGGCAGTGTTGGCTGCATTGAGTTGGCCCACGGCTAACATCAGgatgtctttcttctctttataAAAACGCAGTTCTCTGCCCGCCAGCCTGGCATCCTCCAGTTCCCGCTCCGTCGACGCCAACTCCTGCGCAATAGTGTTCGCTACGCTCTGTTCTCGGTTCACCCAGTCGGCAGCCATCTGAGTGCGCATGTCATCATCCAGAGCCCGGTGGGAATAGTGAGCCAGCACCTCctgcacagaaaacaagtggGGTGATGTGAGAGCGGTCCTGCCAGCTCGTGATCTAATGAGACGTCTGTCAAAAGGTGAAAGATGGAAGGTGAAAGATATAAAGCAGCATTTCCCATTTTAATTGGTAAAAATGTTCGCGGAGATACTGATCTTAATGAGAAGATTAGGTATCTGCCAGACACGATCAGTCCACATTAAATACAGTTAGTTCTTCAGTGTCTCAGCTATCAGTTACATTAATTTAGTCACAGCGGGCAGCCAAGTCAGTTTTTAGCCCCACAGCAGTCTTTGGCCTCATGTTGCCTCACATAACATTGATCCCACTGAATTCCAGGCAGTGTGTAACGATTTCTAATGTGAGCACAGGTATTGGATCTGTATTTGATATCGAGTCGAGGTATCAGATGTGCTTCACATGTACAACCAAGAGGATAAACTGTAACGCAACTAGATATCATTTCTCAAATCCACCTTTGAGGTAGACAGTGTCATAATTCATGACCTTATTTCCCAGCTCTCTTTCTTTCGcagtgtggaagaaaaaaaatgtttaatctgTCTGGACCGGTCATACCATGTAGGGAAAGATATGATGCTTTGTTTAGGAAACTTGATGGAAAGCGGTGAAAACTACTACTGTGCTTGGATAACTGAAGCCATCTGTGAGCTGAATGACTACCATACAGTACCTGTCGGGAACACTGTCGCTCCCTCATGGCTTTGAGACTTCCGTTCCAGTGCAGCAGCTGGAACACAGTCATCAgctcctgaaacacaaacacagagaaagtcAGCAGCAATAAGGGATCAAACTCACTTCAGAATAGTCCATATGTAGCAATTCAGGAGTGCAAACCATGCATGCTTCCTTTAGACTTCCTGTTTCCGATTAAGCATAGGAATAAGAACCAGAAATCCGCTTAAAAGCATGTATTTTGTCTCTTTCCGTTAGTTGAGCTCAATGTACGCAAAAATATCTACATCACCTGGCTCAGACCTTGCTGATGCTACTGTCACACTATCCTGGTGCATTTGAAAAGCATAAAACACAACTTATTTGAAGTTCACACAACATTCCTGAAGCTTATGCACCTGAAACTCCAGCATGGATTTTCCTTTGTTGGATTCAAGCATGAAGCGAAATGCCCCGATTCCTGTGTTGGGATTGTcggcttcttctctgtttccctGTAAAAAACAACGACAACTGGTTAATGTCTGCTATGGCCCAGACAACAGCTTGACACTGGAGTTTTGGGTAAAATATaatgatgagaaaataatgagGATGTGAACAAGGAGAACAAGTAGTTGTTTTGTGGTACATCTTAAGCAGAAGCCACTTTGGCTAAAGTGATTTTAGGAGgcaatactttttatattatCGCCTTTTTTATGTTCCCCACTTTGTACATTGTCCCTATTTTATACTTATACCTCTTGTttaaactgtacatatttttatgtttatatcaCTGACTAACAGTTTTTTCTACTTTTGCTATtcacttgctgctgtaacactgtaaatgtcttatatctcttatcttatcttccTTAATTTCCTTTGCATTATGTACTGTACAGCAAATATCCTCATGCATGTATTTAACTGCACTACATATACATACTTGCACAAGTATCTTACACATGGatccttttctttttatgtttttgtcagtgtggtGACATGATACGGGCATACTGTGACTTTAAGACTAAAGCACATTCTGTAATACTGTCATTTATTACATACATTGAAGGAGGCCAGGGCCTCACTGACGCTCTTCTCAATGAAGTCGTCTGTGATGCGACGAGAGGGATGTTCATTGAAAACAGAGTTCATCAGGGCTATCTTGGCAGCGCTGCGTCTTGCCTCTGCTTTGGTGGGACAGAACTGtcaaacaaagaagaaaacaattcATTATCTTGCTGCCATTTTTGGTATGTTGTGGTTACAAACTTGTCACATGGTACTTGAAGCCTACATTTTTCTTATATTAATCGTACAGTATGAAGGGTTCCTTCAAAACAAAGCACGTGCATTGATGTCTCTGATTGCAGAAATATTACCTGGAAACTCCCGAAGCAGCTGCCTCCGGGGAGGCTAACATAGCAAACATATGGAGGGCTGTTGGATGGGACCATCTCATAAACAACTAGAGCCCCGTTGCGCAGGTCGGCCCCTCTGCTCAGCTTCATCTGCCAAAACTCCTGTAGAGCTTCCACCACGTTCACTGGAGGGCACAGAGATAAAAGGAGCTGCGTCACATTGCGATACATCAACACTTTATCTTGTAACTAATCCTATTTATATAAAGCTACTCTGGTTCCTAGAAATCTGAATGCTTTTGTGATCAGCTTGTGGCATTAGTTTCTGTTCTGTGGTCTGTGCAACATCCTCTCTAAACACAAAGATGGAAAGGGTGGGGGGGAAGGTCATCTCAAGGATGCCTGAGgttttttcctgaaaatattTAGGTGGCTGCTTAGAGGAAATTCTGCATCACGCTAGAGGAGCTGCTTAAAGAAACACACCCTCATCTCTCCACTTTCTGTGCCCATGTGAGAAAGTTACATTCCcacccaacaacaacaaaaaaaggcaGTAAAATTTGCAACTGAGTAATTATCCGGGTTTGGGTCTGTGGAGAGACGTGAGTGCAGCCAACATTATCCACGGCTCTTTGACTTCTGTTACCTCTCAGCTCTTTCCCGCTGAGCTCTCACTGTTTGATGCGAACACAGCCAGCCTGCTTCCCGCTGTCGTCCTGAGGTTGGAGCCTGATGAGAACATTTTAGAGCTGCAGACTATTGAGGCCTCGGTAAACAAGCTGAAATATCCTCTGCCATCAGATATATAAATCCCTAAACTGCAATCCAAATCATTTTGTTATTGCTCTCAATGTGTGTACAAGTAAAACGCTATTGTGGCTGCCAATTCTGAAGTAATAACTTATGTGCTATTGAAAACAGCAGTTTCAGTATTTTGAACAGCTCTCTGTGATAGTATCTGCAGTATAGTTTgttaaaaaattacaaaacagatTCTTTATTATAAGTGTCCTTCCATAAAAAGTACCATAAGCCAGTACTAGATGTATGATGA containing:
- the sf3b4 gene encoding splicing factor 3B subunit 4, with the protein product MAAGPISERNQDATVYVGGLDEKVSEPLLWELFLQAGPVVNTHMPKDRVTGQHQGYGFVEFLSEEDADYAIKIMNMIKLYGKPIRVNKASAHNKNLDVGANIFIGNLDPEIDEKLLYDTFSAFGVILQTPKIMRDPDTGNSKGYAFINFASFDASDAAIEAMNGQYLCNRPITVSYAFKKDSKGERHGSAAERLLAAQNPLSQADRPHQLFADAPPPPSAPTPVLTALGSGMPMPGMPPPGFPPVPPPGSMPPSMPPSMPMPPNAGAPGPQGGGGGPPPGPPPFPPGSMHPGMPQMPMPPPAPPGMVPPPPAPPGSNQSRAPPPPGMPPPPPMGMPPRAPYGPPMGPPVPPGMRGPPPMPPPGYGAGPPRPPPFGFQRGPPMPPRPPGVPPRAPMRAPMPP
- the lix1l gene encoding LIX1-like protein, whose product is MESNVIPDSVRPPRLQPGIGFGSGPTGTLRSSLRPGVTVPIAPLLPSPASLAASSGPPPPPPPLQLHSLYGGVGAGLGPGAAGHCNPGNPAVLKEAVEAVVRSFAKHTQGYGRVNVVEALQEFWQMKLSRGADLRNGALVVYEMVPSNSPPYVCYVSLPGGSCFGSFQFCPTKAEARRSAAKIALMNSVFNEHPSRRITDDFIEKSVSEALASFNGNREEADNPNTGIGAFRFMLESNKGKSMLEFQELMTVFQLLHWNGSLKAMRERQCSRQEVLAHYSHRALDDDMRTQMAADWVNREQSVANTIAQELASTERELEDARLAGRELRFYKEKKDILMLAVGQLNAANTATLPSH